Proteins encoded in a region of the Ursus arctos isolate Adak ecotype North America unplaced genomic scaffold, UrsArc2.0 scaffold_2, whole genome shotgun sequence genome:
- the ZNHIT1 gene encoding zinc finger HIT domain-containing protein 1 encodes MVEKKTSVRSQDPGQRRVLDRAARQRRINRQLEALENDNFQDDPHAGLPQLGKRLPQFDDDADTGKKKKKTRGDHFKLRFRKNFQALLEEQNLSVAEGPNYLTACAGPPSRPQRPFCAVCGFPSPYTCVSCGARYCTVRCLGTHQETRCLKWTV; translated from the exons TTCGCTCCCAGGATCCCGGACAGCGGCGGGTGCTAGACCGGGCAGCGAGACAGCGCCGCATCAACAGGCAGCTCGAGGCCTTGGAGAATGACAACTTCCAGGACGACCCCCATGCAGGACTCCCCCAGCTCGGCAAAAGGCTGCCTCAGTTTGATGATGATGCAGACACCG gaaagaaaaagaagaaaactcgAGGCGATCATTTTAAACTTCGCTTCCGAAAGAACTTCCAGGCCTTGCTGGAGGAGCAG AACCTGAGTGTGGCCGAGGGCCCCAACTACCTGACAGCCTGCGCAGGACCCCCCTCCCGGCCCCAGCGCCCCTTCTGTGCTGTCTGCGGCTTCCCCTCGCCCTATACGTGTGTCAGCTGTGGGGCCCGCTACTGCACTGTGCGCTGTCTGGGCACCCACCAGGAGACCAG GTGCCTGAAGTGGACTGTGTGA